The following are from one region of the Mustela lutreola isolate mMusLut2 chromosome 9, mMusLut2.pri, whole genome shotgun sequence genome:
- the LOC131807253 gene encoding intraflagellar transport protein 172 homolog translates to MEAGVKKSLEERDGEGKFEEAKAEFIRAGTPKEAVLIFVHNQAWEAAQQVAEAHDPDTVAEALVGQARGALEEKDIQKAEGLLLRAQRPGLPFNYYEEAGLWSDALWIYKDYVRGQLEVLREEYEREATKKGARGMEGFVDQARQWEQAGEYSRAVDCYLKVRGSGSSSLEEKCWMKVRRAPPFLAAHFPDRPHSQHSSSDIAFSSWASHFHSGDRYLLSAC, encoded by the exons GGTAAATTTGAAGAGGCCAAAGCTGAATTCATCAGGGCTGGTACGCCCAAGGAAGCAGTCCTCAT ATTCGTCCATAACCAGGCCTGGGAAGCAGCTCAGCAAGTGGCCGAGGCCCACGATCCTGACACTGTCGCCGAGGCGCTTGTGGGGCAGGCCCGGGGGGCCTTGGAGGAGAAGGACATTCAGAAAGCAGAAGGGCTGCTGCTTCGGGCCCAGAGACCGGGCCTGCCCTTCAATTATTATGAG GAGGCTGGATTATGGAGCGACGCTCTGTGGATCTACAAGGACTATGTGCGGGGTCAGCTGGAGGTTCTGAGGGAAGAGTATGAGCGGGAGGCTACCAAGAAAGGGGCCAG GGGCATGGAGGGGTTCGTGGACCAAGCTCGCCAGTGGGAGCAGGCTGGAGAGTATAGCCGTGCCGTCGACTGCTACCTCAAGGTGCGGGGCTCAGGCAGCAGCAGCCTGGAGGAAAAGTGCTGGATGAAGGTGAGGCGGGCTCCACCCTTCCTGGCTGCCCACTTCCCGGACCGCCCTCACAGCCAGCATTCCTCCTCAGACATTGCTTTTTCCTCCTGGGCCTCTCATTTTCACTCAGGCGACAGGTACCTGCTGAGTGCTTGCTAG